The proteins below come from a single Triticum aestivum cultivar Chinese Spring chromosome 5D, IWGSC CS RefSeq v2.1, whole genome shotgun sequence genomic window:
- the LOC123119463 gene encoding RNA polymerase II-associated protein 3: MADGGGGRAAELKDQGNEQFKSGNYLKAAALYTQAIKLDSDNPTLYSNRAAAFLQLVKLNKALADAETTIKLKPEWEKGYFRKGCVLEAMEQYEEAISAFQIALQHNPQNTEVARKIKRLTQLAREQKRAVDVENLRSNIDIGKNLQSLKKELVTKYGDGEMGQNIFSFVISVIESAIKVWHDTGKVDAKVNFLLDDQKTDTEKYAPVVNIEKAFESPHTHGSCFAYLRQYSEESFSKAACMVAPKSIISYPQVWKGQGSRKWKLDQSDGFFVQFESPILRKIWFVASTTEKGRALCRSPEPLDITIHEILPRIFKENETSA; the protein is encoded by the exons atggcggacgGAGGCGGTGGACGGGCGGCGGAGCTCAAGGACCAGGGGAACGAGCAGTTCAAGTCGGGGAACTACCTCAAGGCCGCCGCGCTCTACACGCAGGCCATCAAGCTCGACTCCGACAACCCCACCCTCTACAg CAACCGAGCTGCTGCATTTCTGCAGCTGGTTAAGCTTAATAAGGCACTTGCTGATGCTGAGACGACAATAAAACTGAAACCAGAATGGGAGAAG GGTTATTTCAGGAAAGGATGTGTTTTGGaggccatggagcagtatgaggaG GCAATATCTGCTTTTCAAATAGCTTTGCAGCACAATCCACAAAATACAGAAGTCGCGAGAAAGATCAAGAGGCTTACTCAGTTAGCAAGGGAACAGAAGCGAGCTGTTGATGTGGAGAACCTGCGTTCCAATATTGACATCGGGAAGAACTTGCAGTCATTGAAAAAGGAGCTG GTTACAAAGTATGGAGATGGAGAAATGGGACAAAATATATTCTCATTTGTTATCAGTGTGATTGAATCAGCGATAAAGGTTTGGCATGACACAGGAAAGGTGGATGCTAAGGTCAATTTTCTTCTTGATGATCAGAAGACTGACACTGAAAAATATGCCCCAGTGGTTAACATTGAGAAG GCCTTTGAGTCACCCCATACCCATGGCAGTTGCTTCGCATATTTGCGGCAATACTCTGAGGAGTCTTTTTCAAAGGCTGCCTGTATGGTAGCACCTAAGAGCATCATCTCCTATCCACAG GTCTGGAAAGGGCAAGGATCAAGAAAATGGAAGCTTGACCAGAGTGATGGGTTCTTTGTACAATTTGAATCACCAATTTTACGGAAGATATGGTTTGTTGCTAGCACAACAGAGAAGGGACGAGCATTGTGCAG GAGCCCTGAGCCCTTGGACATTACCATCCACGAGATCCTTCCTCGTATATTCAAAGAGAACGAAACCAGTGCTTGA
- the LOC123119462 gene encoding phosphatidylinositol 3-kinase, root isoform, producing the protein MAAAAVGISRTSAAGAGSTNSSEFRFFLSCDISLPLTFRVLQAPIPPPAQDGLDKKVSELFVECKLYIDGIQFGLPVNTRLESSGPPYCWNELITLCTKYRDLTSLAQLAFTVWDVSSGEGKSVVGGATIFLFNSKKQLKTGKQKLQLWPQKEADGRVPTTTPGKVPKNERGEIERLERLVNKYERGQIQHVDWLDRLAFSAIDKVKEKECERLENSFPSLVVEFCSFEHRVVFQESGANFYAPTPVSLSNELVTVWDPELGRTNPSEHKQLKLARSLTRGIIDKDLKPSSNERKSLQRIIKCPPTRTILPDEKQLVWKFRFSLMSEKKALTKFLRSVDWSDIQEAKQAVELIGKWETIDVADALELLSSDFKSEEVRAYAVSVLERADDEELQCYLLQLVQALRFERSDKSRLAHFLVNRALSNIEIASFLRWYVVVELHDHAYAKRYYSTYDMLEDEMMKMVAREDGDEDGFRLWQSLSRQTELTAQLCSIMKDVRNTRGNAEKKIEKLRQLLSGVHSELTHFDEPIRSPLAPTLLLTGVVPQESSIFKSSLIPLRLTFKTANGGTSKMIFKKGDDLRQDQLVIQMVSLMDRLLKLENMDLHLTPYQVLATGQDEGMVEFIPSSPLAQIISEHRSITSYLQKFHPDEDGPFGITAQCLETFIKSCAGYSVITYIMGVGDRHLDNLLIRDDGCLFHVDFGFILGRDPKPFPPPMKLCKEMVEAMGGTESQYYTRFKSYCCEAYNILRNNSSLILNLFTLMERSSIPDISTEENATLKVQEKFRLDLDDEEAIHFFQGLINDSVSALFPQMVETIHRWAQYWR; encoded by the exons atggcggcggcggccgtcGGCATCAGCAGGACCAGCGCGGCGGGGGCGGGAAGCACCAACAGCAGCGAGTTCCGCTTCTTCCTGTCCTGCGACATCAGCCTCCCCCTCACCTTCCGCGTCCTCCAGGCCCCCATCCCGCCCCCCGCTCAAG ATGGTCTCGACAAGAAGGTCTCGGAGCTCTTCGTCGAgtgcaagctctacatcgacggcaTCCAGTTCGGCCTTCCCGTCAACACAAG GCTCGAATCGTCAGGACCGCCGTACTGCTGGAATGAACTCATCACGCTGTGCACCAAATACAGGGACCTAACCTCCCTCGCGCAGCTCGCATTCACG GTTTGGGATGTGTCGTCTGGTGAGGGCAAAAGTGTTGTTGGTGGGGCCACTATATTTCTGTTCAACAGCAAGAAACAGCTTAAAACAGGGAAGCAGAAGCTGCAGCTATGGCCCCAAAAGGAGGCAGACGGAAGAGTACCTACCACAACCCCTGGCAAG GTTCCTAAGAATGAGCGAGGGGAAATTGAGCGGTTGGAGAGGCTCGTTAACAAGTACGAGAGAGGGCAGATACAGCATGTGGATTGGCTGGACCGTCTGGCCTTCAGTGCGATCGACAAAGTCAAGGAGAAGGAGTGTGAAAGGCTGGAGAATTCTTTCCCGAGCCTAGTTGTTGAATTCTGTAGTTTTGAACACAGAGTTGTCTTCCAG GAATCTGGAGCGAATTTCTATGCACCAACCCCTGTATCATTATCAAACGAGCTTGTTACCGTGTGGGATCCTGAACTTGGACGAACCAACCCATCTGAGCACAAGCAGTTAAAGCTTGCCAGGAGCTTGACTCGTGGAATAATTGATAAAGATCTGAAACCAAGCTCAAATGAGCGAAA GTCGCTTCAAAGAATCATCAAATGTCCTCCTACACGGACTATACTACCAGATGAGAAGCAATTGGTGTGGAAATTCCGTTTCTCTTTGATGTCTGAGAAGAAAGCTCTTACAAAATTTCTTCGCTCAGTGGATTGGAGCGATATCCAA GAAGCTAAACAAGCTGTTGAATTGATTGGAAAGTGGGAAACAATTGATGTGGCTGATGCATTAGAGCTTCTCTCATCAGATTTTAAAAGCGAGGAA GTCCGTGCTTATGCTGTGAGCGTACTTGAaagggctgatgatgaagaattgcAATGCTACTTACTCCAGTTAGTGCAAGCCCTTCGATTTGAACGATCAGACAAGTCACGTCTGGCACACTTTCTTGTAAACCGCG CTTTATCAAACATTGAAATTGCTAGTTTCCTTCGCTGGTATGTGGTTGTTGAGCTCCATGATCATGCATATGCAAAACGATACTACAGTACGTATGACATGCTTGAAGATGAAATGATGAAA ATGGTTGCTAGGGAGGATGGGGATGAAGATGGGTTTCGACTGTGGCAGAGTTTATCACGTCAAACGGAACTCACTGCTCAATTATGTTCTATTATGAAGGATGTAAGAAATACTCGtggtaatgcagaaaagaaaatcgAGAAACTGAGACAGTTGTTATCAGGAGTTCACAGTGAGCTTACCCACTTTGATGAG CCAATTCGTTCACCATTAGCACCTACACTTCTCCTTACTGGTGTTGTGCCTCAAGAGTCATCTATATTCAAGAGTTCCTTAATTCCATTGCGCCTTACATTTAAGACGGCAAATGGGGGAACGTCCAAGATGATTTTCAAAAAGGGTGATGACCTCCGCCAGGATCAATTG GTCATTCAAATGGTCTCTTTAATGGACCGATTGCTCAAACTAGAAAACATGGACTTGCACCTTACTCCATACCAAGTTCTTGCAACTGGACAGGATGAAGGGATGGTTGAATTCATTCCTTCCAGCCCGCTTGCACAG ATTATATCAGAACATCGCAGTATTACAAGTTACCTGCAAAAGTTCCATCCTGATGAAGATGGTCCTTTTGGTATAACTGCCCAATGCTTGGAAACTTTTATAAAAAGTTGTGCTGGTTACTCTGTCATTACATACATTATGGGTGTTGGAGACAG GCATCTAGATAATCTTCTTATAAGAGATGACGGGTGCCTTTTCCATGTGGACTTCGGTTTTATTCTGGGTCGAGATCCAAAGCCATTTCCACCTCCAATGAAACTATGTAAAGAAATGGTCGAGGCCATGGGTGGCACGGAAAG CCAATACTATACAAGATTCAAGTCCTACTGCTGTGAAGCATACAACATTTTAAGGAATAACAGCAGCCTTATATTGAATCTATTCACGTTGATGGAAAGATCGAGTATTCCAGATATCTCTACCGAGGAAAATGCGACCCTTAAG GTTCAGGAGAAATTCCGGCTGGATCTGGACGATGAGGAGGCTATACATTTCTTCCAGGGTCTTATCAACGACAGTGTCAGCGCGTTGTTCCCTCAAATGGTTGAGACCATCCATAGATGGGCTCAATATTGGCGATGA